A DNA window from Primulina tabacum isolate GXHZ01 chromosome 12, ASM2559414v2, whole genome shotgun sequence contains the following coding sequences:
- the LOC142520691 gene encoding dof zinc finger protein DOF5.6-like, producing the protein MTSFQVCMDSSDWFQQGTTNITAMDSSTITPQSDQEDMLTCTRTLLEGRVIRPQHEQALKCPRCESTHTKFCYYNNYSLSQPRYFCKACRRYWTKGGTLRNIPVGGGCRKNKKSSAKKSSSSSLNDNNQSLQQQQTYKGAAAQSPSPLSSYYNHDNADPTDRFPLTFPDQIHFPSLHSNGILNANMNSHHGSFLLENPAPVDHFLENKYASLFGGRDFMGINGDNFGAINDNFGGIFYQSGIENLSAGTQLQYENHHELDVKPMNTSNNLSLEWHNLQQEAACNPETGIGYPGGINGSWTGLMNAFGSSINPML; encoded by the exons ATGACTTCCTTCCAAGTTTGCATGGATTCATCTGACTGGTTCCAACAG GGCACAACCAATATTACAGCGATGGACTCTTCTACAATCACGCCGCAATCTGATCAAGAAGACATGCTCACATGCACGAGAACTCTACTGGAGGGGAGAGTAATCAGACCGCAGCATGAACAAGCCTTGAAATGCCCCCGGTGCGAATCCACGCACACCAAATTCTGCTACTACAACAACTACAGCCTCTCCCAGCCCAGATACTTCTGCAAAGCCTGCCGCCGCTACTGGACCAAAGGCGGCACCCTACGCAACATCCCTGTCGGCGGTGGTTGCCGGAAGAACAAGAAATCCTCTGCCAAGAAGTCGTCGTCGTCGTCTTTGAATGATAATAACCAGAGCCTGCAGCAACAGCAAACTTATAAGGGTGCCGCTGCTCAATCACCTTCTCCTCTGTCCTCGTATTACAATCATGATAATGCTGATCCCACAGATCGGTTTCCGCTCACTTTTCCTGATCAAATACACTTCCCATCTCTCCACTCAAATGGGATTTTGAACGCTAACATGAACTCTCACCACGGTAGTTTCTTGCTCGAAAATCCTGCTCCGGTCGATCACTTCTTGGAGAACAAGTATGCGTCCCTTTTTGGGGGCCGGGATTTCATGGGAATCAACGGAGATAACTTCGGCGCGATTAACGATAACTTCGGTGGGATTTTCTATCAATCTGGGATCGAAAATCTCAGTGCAGGGACGCAGCTGCAGTACGAGAATCATCACGAGCTGGATGTGAAGCCAATGAACACATCCAATAATTTGTCACTTGAATGGCATAATCTTCAGCAAGAAGCTGCATGTAATCCTGAGACTGGGATAGGTTATCCTGGCGGGATCAATGGATCCTGGACTGGATTGATGAATGCGTTTGGATCTTCGATTAACCCGATGCTCTAA